Part of the Streptomyces sp. NBC_01353 genome, CGTTGCCGAGGGCGGCGCTGACGGTGCGGGAGGAGGAGGTGCTGCGGCTGATGGCCACCGGTCTGTCCAACCCGGAGATCGCGGAGTCGCTCACGGTGAGCCTGGAGACGGTGAAGACGCACGTCGGGAACGTACTGACCAAGCTCGGCGCGCAGAACCGGACCCACGCGGTGGTGATCGCGTACGAGTCCGGTCTGGTGGTGCCGGGGTTCGCCGGGTGACGCGTCCGGGGAGGTGGTCCTGGGCTTCGCTGGTTCCGGTCGATGAACTGGGGCGCCGCCGCTTTCCGGGGTGAGCGGCGTTTCAAGGGTGCCTGGACCCTACCCCCGGAGTCGCTGCCGTCACTCGGCGATTTCCGTGCGCTCCCACCACTCGTAGACGGGGAGCTGTCCTTCCGGGCCGTTCTGAACCCGCGAAGTGGCTTTGAAATGTTCGTATCCGCCACGGTGTGGGATCTTCAGATCCTCGCCCGGCTCGTCCACCGGCACGACCCGCTCCGCCAAGTCGTCCGGCCCGCCCACAAGTGCCGCCATGATCGTCATGGGCCCCAGTCTCACCAACCACCCAACCCTGCGCATCCCGACGCGCCGCCCCGCGCACCCCGCATACGGAGAGATCCCGAGCGTCCGTGCGCTCGGCGCGTCGGCAGCGCCTCGCGGCGGCGGAGCCCCGGGCGCTCAGGCTCGCAACCCCGTGACGTCGCCTACGTGGCGCAGGCTCGGGTCGAGCAGGATTCCGTGCAGTTGCTGGAAGACCTGGCGGGCCGCCACCGCGTTCCAGTCCGTCGGGAGCAGTTCGGTGGGCAGGCCCGGGTCCAGATAAGGGAGGCGGCGCCATTGGGTGAGCAGCGGGACGTAGTGGCGGAAGGCCTCGGCCGGTTCGGGTTCCGCTTCGGTCGCCGCCAGGCGGGTGGCCACCGGTGCGTAGGTGTCGGTGAACTCCGCGTACTGCTTCTGGATCGCAGGGAAGTCCCACCACGAGCTCACCGTGCCCGGCAGATCACTGAAGGCCGCGTACTCGGCGGCGAACAGGTGGACGTACTCGCTGAGGCCGAGCCGTACCAGCATGCTCCGGGCGTCCTCCAGCAGCCGGCCCGGCGCCAGCCACACGCCTGGGGCGATGTTGCCGAAGCCGAGCCACGTCAGGCGGGTGCGCAGCTGGTAGCGGTGGGAGCGTTCCGACTCCGGTACGGAGAACACGGCCATGGCCCAGCCGTCCGCCAGGTCGGCGGGTTCCAGGCTGCCGAAGATCCGGCGGTCGCCCTCGTCGAAGACGGGCAGGACGGCCGGGCTGAGCCGGTAGCCGGTGGCACCTCGGCGTTCCGGTTCGAGGACTCCGCGCTTCTTCAGCCGGGAGATCGCCGAGCGCACCGCGGGGCCGTCGACGTCCAGCTCCCCCATCAGCGTGATCAGGTCCGCGATGGAGATCCAGCCGCCGAGGCGGCGCAGGAACGCCCCGTAGGCCGTGTTGATCAACGAGCTGGGTCTGAGGGGGCTGTCCGACATGATCGCCTTCCGTTGTACGCGGTCGCGATCATATCGGGGCCCCCTCCATGCCCCCTCCGGTCAGGCGTACGCCCCCGACAGCAGGTGCCCGGCCCCGGGGGCCACGGCCGGGAGGTCCAGGGCGCGCAGCATCTGGTGGGCGGTGCACACGGCCGCCGACACGACCGGCTTGCCCAGGAGCTGTTCGGCCTCCTCGATGACGCCGAGCGAGGGCATCTGCACGCAGGCGGAGAGGACGACCGCGTCGGCCTCCGTGTGGTCCAGCGCGCGGGCAAGGCCCGGCAGCCTGGCCGGGTCGTGGGCAGCCACGTCCAGGTTGTTCGGGATCTCCAGGGCCTGGTGGTCGAGGACTTCGATGCCCTCCCGGGTGAGGTAGTCCACGACGGTCTGTGTGAGGGGGCGCATGTAGGGGGCGAGCAGCGCGATCCTCTTGGCACCGATGGTGTTCAGTCCATGGACGAGCGCGCCCGCGCTGGTGACGACCGGCGCGGGGGCGCCGTTCTCGACCGTACGCAGGTGCAGCCGCTCCTCGGAGACCCGGTGGTAGCCCGGTCCCATGCTCATGATGGCGACGAGGCAGGCGTAACCGAGTACGTCGACGCGCGCGTCGGAGAGCTCCACGGCGCAGCGGTCGGAGTCGGCGTCCATGGCCTTGAGCTGCTCGGGAGTCACGTGGGTCATGCGCATCCGGCTGGAGTGGAAGGTGAACCGCTCGTCCGGCGCGACGGCCTCGCGGGCGCGCAGGATCGCGGGGACCTCGGTTTCCATGGTGACGTTGGAGCTCGGCACGATCTGGCCGATGCGGTAGGTGCGGTGGTTGCGGGGTGGTGGCACGGGTGCTCCTCGGTTCTCGTACGGGGATGGATGTGGGGTAGTCGTCGTGTGGGGCCAGTACCGCTCGGTTCGGGGTCGGGCGCGCGCGGGGGCTCGACACAGGGCTCAGCGGGCGTCGACCACCGGGTTGGTCAAGGTGCCGATCAGCTCGACCGTCGCCTCCACCGTGTCACCGGGCGCGAGGAACTCGGGCGGCACCATGCCGGCCCCTACCCCGGACGGCGAGCCCGTCGCGATGACGTCGCCGGGCTCCAGGGTCACTCCGGAGCTGATGTCGGCGATCAGGCGGGCGATGGGGAAGAGCATGTGCCGGGTGTTCGACTTCTGCTTCGTGACGCCGTTGACGCGCAGCGAGAGGTCCAGGGCCATGGGATCCGGGATCGCGTCTGCGGTGACGACCACCGGGCCGAAGGGCGCGTACGAGTCCTGCCCCTTGGAGAAGAACCACTGGCCGGAGCGGCGCTGGTCACGGGCGCTGATGTCGTTGACGATGCTGAAGCCGAAGATGTGGTCGTACGCGTCCTCCTCGCTCACCCGGGAGGCGGTGCGGCCGATGACGACGGCGAGTTCGCACTCCCAGTCCAGCTGGGTGGTGAGGTCGGCGTTGTGCAGGATGGGCGCGCCAGGGCCGGTGACGGCGGTGGCGGGCTTGCTGAACAGGACGGGGCGGGGCGGGAGTTCCTTGTCGGTGTCGAGGCTGCGGCTGGACTCCTCGACGTGCTCCACGTAGTTGAGACCGACCCCGATGATCTTGCCGGGGCGGAAGGGGGCGCAGAGCCGGACTTCACCGGGCCCGTGGACGGCGTGGGCAGGGCGGTCACCTTCGAGCAGCAGGCGCACGGCGTCCAGGGTGGCCGGGCCGGCCTGGACCAGGCCGAGCAGATCGTGCGGGAGGGGGACGCCCGCGTGGTCGGCGAGGGCGGTGAGGTCGAGTACGTGGTCGTCGGTCTCGACGCCCAGCCGCGGTGCGACACCGGCGGCGGTCGTGAAGGTCAGCAAACGCATGAGGGGCTCCTCGTGGGTCAGGCGGCGGTGACGGGCTGGTGGCCGCCGTTGTCGGGGTACGCCTCTTCGCGGTGGAAGCCGAGCGAGCGCATGACGGGGAAGTCGTTGAAGGAGAAGAGACAGGCGTCCTCGGACGGGTCGAGGTTGTGGTGCTCGTGCCAGGCCCAGGACGGGACGCAGAAGATGTCCCCTTCGGTCCACTCGAAGCGCCGTCCGGCGATCACCGACGCACCCCTGCCCTTGGCGACGGTGTAGATCACGGAGCCGGTGTGCCGGTGGGCCGCGGTGGCCTGTCCGGGGCGCAGCAGCTGCATGTGGGCGCCCATGGTCGGCATCACCGAGCCGCCGGTCACCGGGTTGGTGTACTCGGCGATGACCCCGTCGTACGGGGAGCCCTCGGTGGCCTTGGCGAGGCCGCGCAGGGCCTCGTACGTCGGCTCCCACGGGTAGGCGAGCAGCGGCGAGTAGGGCCGGGTCCACTTCTCCGCCCCGTACGGGAGCAGGGTGCCGGAGTAGGTGAGGACGGAGGAGTTCACCACCTTTCCGGGGGTCTGGTAGAGCTCGGGATGTACCTCGTAGAACCCGGCGTCCAGGGCGTTGACCAGCGGGATGTCCAGGCCGTCCTGCCAGATCACCGGGGCGTCGGTCCCGTCGTTGCCGTGCTCGTGCCAGGTGCCGTTCGGGGTGATGGCGAAGTCGCGCGGGCCGACCTTGAGCTTCTGGCCGTCGACGATCGTCCAGGCGCCGTTGCCCTCGTGGACGAAGCGCAGGGCGGCGGCCTGGTGGCGGTGGGCGGTCATGGCCTCCCCCGGGCCCATGATCTGGAGGCCGGTGTAGAGGAGTCCGGCGGCGGCGCTGACGTCCTTGCGGCCGGGGTTGACGAGCATGACGACGCGACGGCCGGCGTCGTCGGCCTTGACCAGGCCGAGGGCCTTGTGGACGAGCGGCCGCAGTTCCTCGTAACGCCACAGCACGGGAACGGACTTGGGCTGCGGATACCA contains:
- a CDS encoding DUF5988 family protein, yielding MTIMAALVGGPDDLAERVVPVDEPGEDLKIPHRGGYEHFKATSRVQNGPEGQLPVYEWWERTEIAE
- a CDS encoding PaaX family transcriptional regulator C-terminal domain-containing protein, whose translation is MSDSPLRPSSLINTAYGAFLRRLGGWISIADLITLMGELDVDGPAVRSAISRLKKRGVLEPERRGATGYRLSPAVLPVFDEGDRRIFGSLEPADLADGWAMAVFSVPESERSHRYQLRTRLTWLGFGNIAPGVWLAPGRLLEDARSMLVRLGLSEYVHLFAAEYAAFSDLPGTVSSWWDFPAIQKQYAEFTDTYAPVATRLAATEAEPEPAEAFRHYVPLLTQWRRLPYLDPGLPTELLPTDWNAVAARQVFQQLHGILLDPSLRHVGDVTGLRA
- a CDS encoding Asp/Glu racemase, giving the protein METEVPAILRAREAVAPDERFTFHSSRMRMTHVTPEQLKAMDADSDRCAVELSDARVDVLGYACLVAIMSMGPGYHRVSEERLHLRTVENGAPAPVVTSAGALVHGLNTIGAKRIALLAPYMRPLTQTVVDYLTREGIEVLDHQALEIPNNLDVAAHDPARLPGLARALDHTEADAVVLSACVQMPSLGVIEEAEQLLGKPVVSAAVCTAHQMLRALDLPAVAPGAGHLLSGAYA
- a CDS encoding fumarylacetoacetate hydrolase family protein, whose product is MRLLTFTTAAGVAPRLGVETDDHVLDLTALADHAGVPLPHDLLGLVQAGPATLDAVRLLLEGDRPAHAVHGPGEVRLCAPFRPGKIIGVGLNYVEHVEESSRSLDTDKELPPRPVLFSKPATAVTGPGAPILHNADLTTQLDWECELAVVIGRTASRVSEEDAYDHIFGFSIVNDISARDQRRSGQWFFSKGQDSYAPFGPVVVTADAIPDPMALDLSLRVNGVTKQKSNTRHMLFPIARLIADISSGVTLEPGDVIATGSPSGVGAGMVPPEFLAPGDTVEATVELIGTLTNPVVDAR
- a CDS encoding cupin domain-containing protein, yielding MTMEQDDSMLGRARVSDTPELTAYYGELEALDAGALWTVANDIEPWYPQPKSVPVLWRYEELRPLVHKALGLVKADDAGRRVVMLVNPGRKDVSAAAGLLYTGLQIMGPGEAMTAHRHQAAALRFVHEGNGAWTIVDGQKLKVGPRDFAITPNGTWHEHGNDGTDAPVIWQDGLDIPLVNALDAGFYEVHPELYQTPGKVVNSSVLTYSGTLLPYGAEKWTRPYSPLLAYPWEPTYEALRGLAKATEGSPYDGVIAEYTNPVTGGSVMPTMGAHMQLLRPGQATAAHRHTGSVIYTVAKGRGASVIAGRRFEWTEGDIFCVPSWAWHEHHNLDPSEDACLFSFNDFPVMRSLGFHREEAYPDNGGHQPVTAA